One window from the genome of Scatophagus argus isolate fScaArg1 chromosome 13, fScaArg1.pri, whole genome shotgun sequence encodes:
- the mcm4 gene encoding DNA replication licensing factor MCM4: MSSPTSTPGGRKRGRTTNPATPSSEGPTSPPSQRRRGQDSSGGDLMPMPTSPATDMLSPAAPQDTSLFSSPRPSVLPNEVDMSSPLMYGTPSSRVEGTPRSGVRGTPARQRPDLGSVRKAPQVDLHSEPPSADGAVASETNAGQRLVIWGTDVNVGTCKEKFQRFLQRFIDPTSNEDENAGLDLNEPIYMQKLEEISVVGDPVLNVNCLHVQSFDAELYRQLICYPQEVIPTFDMAVNELFFERFPDSILEFQIQVRPYNALKTRNMRSLNPEDIDQLITISGMVIRTSQLIPEMQEAFFQCQVCAYSTRVEVDRGRIAEPAVCRHCNNTHSLALVHNRSVFSDKQMIKIQESPEDMPAGQTPHTTIVYAHNDLVDKVQPGDRVNITGIYRAVPMRVNPIQSNVKSVYKTHIDAIHFRKTDEKRLHGLDEEAEQKLFTEDRVQTLKELAAKPDVYERLSSALAPSIYEHEDIKKGILLQLFGGTRKDFSQTGRGHFRAEVNILLCGDPGTSKSQLLQYVYNLVPRGQYTSGKGSSAVGLTAYVMKDPETKQLVLQTGALVLSDNGICCIDEFDKMSDNTRSVLHEVMEQQTLSIAKAGIICQLNARTAVLAAANPVESQWNPKKTTIENIQLPHTLLSRFDLIFLMLDPQDEAYDRRLAHHLVSLYYQSEEQMEEEFLDMTVLRDYIAYARTYISPRLSEEASQALIEAYVDMRKIGSGRGMVSAYPRQLESLIRLAEAHAKVRFSEKVETIDVEEAKRLHREALKQSATDPRTGFVDISILTTGMSATARKRKEEIAQALKKLIQAKGKTPAMKYQQLLDDLRGQSETAITKELFDEALRALADEDYLTVTGKTVRLLA; the protein is encoded by the exons ATGTCTTCCCCAACATCGACTCCTGGCGGCCGCAAACGAGGAAGGACCACCAACCCAGCTACTC CCAGCAGCGAGGGCCCCACATCGCCTCCCTCTCAGCGGCGCAGAGGCCAGGACTCCTCTGGAGGGGACCTGATGCCGATGCCCACCTCGCCTGCCACCGATATGCTCAGTCCAGCAGCGCCTCAGGACACCTCGCTGTTCTCCAGCCCACGGCCCTCAG tcCTACCCAATGAAGTGGACATGAGCTCCCCTCTGATGTATGGGACCCCCAGCTCCAGGGTTGAAGGGACTCCACGCAGTGGAGTGCGTGGCACCCCGGCCAGACAACGTCCTGATCTGGGGTCAGTCAGGAAGGCTCCACAAGTCGACCTTCACTCCGAGCCG CCAAGTGCCGATGGTGCCGTAGCCAGCGAGACGAATGCAGGCCAGAGACTTGTCATCTGGGGGACTGACGTCAATGTGGGGACCTGCAAGGAGAAGTTTCAG CGGTTCCTGCAGAGGTTCATTGACCCAACCTCCAATGAAGATGAGAACGCTGGTCTGGACCTGAATGAGCCAATATACATGCAGAAGCTGGAAGAG ATCAGTGTTGTTGGTGATCCAGTTCTGAATGTGAATTGTCTGCATGTGCAGTCATTTGATGCAGAACTTTACAGGCAGCTCATCTGCTACCCACAG GAAGTTATCCCAACCTTTGACATGGCAGTCAACGAGCTTTTCTTCGAACGTTTCCCAGACTCCATCCTGGAGTTCCAGATCCAAGTCCGCCCCTACAACGCCCTGAAAACCAGAAACATGAGGAGCCTGAACCCAGAAG ACATTGATCAGCTGATCACCATCAGCGGCATGGTGATCCGCACCTCGCAGCTCATCCCCGAGATGCAGGAGGCTTTCTTCCAGTGCCAGGTGTGCGCCTACAGCACCCGTGTGGAGGTGGATCGCGGGCGCATTGCTGAGCCGGCTGTGTGTCGCCACTGCAACAACACCCACAGCCTGGCGCTCGTTCACAATCGCTCAGTCTTTTCAGACAAACAGATG ATCAAAATTCAAGAGTCTCCAGAGGACATGCCAGCTGGTCAGACACCTCACACAACTATTGTCTATGCTCATAATGATCTGGTTGATAAAGTGCAGCCAGGAGACCGCGTGAACATCACTG GTATCTACAGAGCCGTCCCCATGCGCGTAAACCCCATTCAGAGCAATGTGAAGTCTGTATACAAGACTCACATCGACGCCATCCACTTCCGTAAGACGGACGAGAAGCGCCTGCACGGTTTGGACGAGGAGGCAGAACAGAAGCTTTTCACTGAAGACCGAGTGCAGACCCTGAAGGAGCTGGCAGCCAAGCCAGATGTCTACGAGCGCCTCTCCTCTGCCCTCGCACCAAGTATCTATGAGCACGAGGACATTAAaaag GGCattttgctgcagctgtttggcGGCACCCGTAAGGACTTCAGTCAGACCGGCCGAGGCCACTTCCGCGCCGAGGTGAACATCCTGCTCTGTGGAGACCCCGGCACCAGTAAGTCCCAGCTGCTGCAGTACGTCTACAACCTGGTGCCCCGCGGCCAGTACACATCAGGGAAGGGCTCCAGCGCTGTGGGTCTCACCGCCTACGTGATGAAGGACCCAGAGACCAAGCAGCTGGTCTTGCAGACTGGAGCTCTGGTGCTCAGCGACAACGGCATCTGCTGCATCGACGAGTTCGACAAGATGAGTGACAACACGCGCTCTGTGCTGCACGAGGTCATGGAGCAGCAGACTCTCTCCATTGCCAAG GCTGGAATTATCTGCCAGCTGAATGCCCGAACTGCTGTGTTGGCTGCTGCTAACCCTGTTGAATCTCAGTGGAACCCCAAAAAGACTACGATTGAAAACATTCAGCTGCCTCACACGCTGCTGTCCAG ATTCGACCTCATCTTCCTGATGCTGGATCCCCAAGACGAGGCTTATGACCGCAGGCTGGCCCACCACCTGGTGTCGCTGTACTACCAGAGCGAGGAGCAGATGGAGGAAGAGTTCCTCGACATGACTGTGTTGAGGGACTACATCGCATATGCACGAACATACATCAGTCCGAGGCTAAGCGAGGAAGCAAGCCAGGCCCTCATTGAG GCTTATGTGGACATGAGGAAGATAGGCAGCGGTCGAGGGATGGTGTCCGCCTACCCCAGGCAGCTGGAGTCCCTGATACGCTTGGCAGAGGCCCACGCCAAGGTGCGCTTCTCCGAGAAGGTGGAGACCATCGACGTGGAGGAGGCCAAGCGGCTGCACCGAGAGGCCCTCAAACAGTCGGCCACTGACCCCAGAACAGGATTTGTTGACATCTCTATCCTCACAACAG GTATGAGTGCCACAGCCCGCAAGCGCAAGGAGGAGATCGCCCAAGCCCTGAAGAAACTGATCCAGGCAAAGGGAAAGACACCTGCCATGAAATACCAGCAGCTGCTCGATGACCTCAGAGGACAGTCTGAAACG GCGATCACGAAGGAGCTGTTCGACGAGGCGCTCCGAGCCCTGGCTGACGAGGATTACTTGACGGTCACTGGGAAGACTGTTCGTCTCCTCGCCTAA
- the cebpd gene encoding CCAAT/enhancer-binding protein delta — MCDIYSLDSHCVSPQCNMSWAMEPANFYESAKLGGTQHGGCKPGSRSDNAGEDGTMVELSTAPAMYDDESAIDFSQYIESMTAVPNLELCNDELFLDLFNTVKQEKVDFYNMQGPAQSGGGMQQLSAAYTPERKADGVLDKGAFSAPIKQESDWSDSDMSSSLPSQIETCAQTSFSLPTGQPTPPTTPEPFSNVSSAKSSPRKIGRDKGKKAVDRFSMEYRQRRERNNIAVRKSRDKAKMRNLEMQQKLIELSAENDRLHKTIEQLTRELSGLRDFFKQIPNSSFTGSSTVVESR; from the coding sequence ATGTGTGACATATACAGCCTGGACTCTCACTGCGTGTCTCCACAATGCAACATGAGTTGGGCGATGGAGCCTGCTAACTTCTACGAGAGCGCCAAGCTGGGCGGCACGCAGCACGGGGGCTGCAAGCCGGGCAGCAGGAGCGACAACGCGGGCGAGGACGGCACTATGGTGGAGCTGAGCACCGCCCCTGCCATGTACGACGACGAGAGTGCCATCGACTTCAGCCAGTACATCGAGTCCATGACAGCCGTGCCAAACCTGGAGCTGTGCAACGACGAGCTCTTCCTCGACCTGTTCAACACTGTGAAGCAGGAGAAGGTGGACTTCTACAACATGCAGGGTCCCGCGCAGTCCGGCGGCGGcatgcagcagctgtcagcCGCCTACACACCAGAGAGGAAGGCGGACGGCGTGCTGGATAAGGGGGCGTTCAGTGCGCCCATCAAGCAGGAGTCCGACTGGAGTGACAGCGACATGTCCTCGTCCCTGCCTTCACAGATCGAGACCTGCGCCCAGACCTCTTTCAGCCTCCCCACAGGGCAGCCCACTCCCCCCACCACCCCGGAGCCTTTCTCCAATGTCAGCTCGGCCAAGTCGTCCCCGCGGAAGATCGGAAGGGATAAGGGGAAGAAGGCGGTGGACAGGTTCAGCATGGAGTACCGACAGAGGCGAGAGAGGAATAACATTGCCGTAAGGAAAAGCAGGGACAAGGCCAAGATGCGCAACTTGGAGATGCAGCAGAAGTTGATTGAACTGAGCGCCGAGAACGACAGGCTTCACAAAACTATCGAGCAGCTAACCAGAGAGCTCAGCGGGCTCAGAGATTTCTTCAAGCAGATACCAAACTCCTCCTTTACGGGCTCCTCGACTGTGGTGGAGAGCCGGTGA